TCGGGGATATGGCAGAGGGAACCTTTGATTGAAGAGACAACGCCGGGAAGATAAATAATGGTTTTGTGGTCGGCGAGTTTTTCCTGGAGAAAATCCCGCAGTTTTTTTAGGTCGCTCATATCCACCCGGAAAGAAATGCCGGCGGAGGACTTTGCGTTCAGATAGTGTTCGACGGGAGAGTCCAGGGGGCATGTCTCTTCCATCAGGTAAAAGGCGTTGGCGGTTCCGACTTGTTTTTCAAGGGCGAGCAGAGCCTTGAGCGAAATTTTGTTGAGGATCAGGAAGTCTCCCTGTCCTGTCAGATTGTGTTGTCCTGTCAATGGCATGATGCAGATGTGGGGGAAAGTCGGTCTCGGGTCATTGTAACTGCATCCTGTGACAATTCAAGATGGAATGCCGGCGCATCCCGAATGACGGGGATGAAAAAAGACGGAGAATCGTGCTTGCCAAGGTCGTCCTCTCATGGCTTGATGCGGTAAGCCTGTTTCTGCATTAGCATTTATGATGACGAATCCATTCCGGAAGTTTGCCTTCAAACTCACATTTTATTCCTTATTTCTCCTTTATATAGTAGGGGATCTTTATGTATGGGACGGGTATCTTTCCGGGAGATTCCGGGCGCATTTCAAGCCGATGGACAACCCGTTCAACGATAATTCGGATGCGATCGCTCTCGTTTACGGGGAACCTATTACCAGAAACCAGCTTGAACGCCGCAAGGCGGAAATCGCCTACACGCGCGGATGGCGCCGGGGGTGGGATCCCACTTCGTCAGAAGTGTTGACTCCCCAGCAGCAGGAGACTTTGCGCATTCAGGCTATGTACGACTTGGTTGAAGCTGCCCTGTTGCGTTTGAAAACGCGTACCAATGACATGAGGCTGCCCGATCAGGGAGAATTGTCCGGCCGGTATTTTAAGGAGCTCCGAGCGCGTTTCCCAGAAGGGGAACAGGCGTTTCTTGAGGCGCTTCATGTGCAGGAACTAACTGATAAGGAGTTGGCTGACAAGATTACAGCTCGCTTGAAACAGCAGGCGATGCTAGTTCGGAGCATTGATGAGTCGGTGCCCGTGTCCGATACGGATCTCAAGGTTTATTATGATCGCGTCCGGGAAAAAATCAAGGTTCCCCGCCACCGTACGCTCAAACACATTTTCAAGGCGGGTCTGCACCATGATTCCAGTGAGGTCAAGCAGAAGATGGAGGCTGTGGCTGCCGAATTGCAAAGCGGAGTTTCATTTTCCGATCTGGCGGCAAGGCACAGTGAGGACACTGCCACCGCCAGGAAGGGCGGGGAACTGGGCGTGGTGACGGCAGACAGGAAGGATTTGCTGAAGGGTGTAGATTTATTTGCCCTCCCCGACGGCGAGCCAGTGCTGGTGGAAAGTCCTTTGGGCTGGCACATTTTCCAGGCCGGACCTGTTGTCGAGGAGAGAATCCCTTCTTTTGAAGAGGCAAAACCGACATTGAAGAGTGCGCTGGAGAGTGTTCGTCGTGATCGTGCGGCAAGTCTTTATGCCGATGAACTTCGGCGGGAGGCTCATGCCAAAAAGAGGATTATTGTTTCGGACGCAAAGTAGGTTTTTCCCTTTTTGACGGTTCCATGCAAACGCCCCCGGAGGAGACTTGTCCGCCGGGGGCGCGTTGTTGCGAATACGGGAACCGTACTCAAGTAGTTTGGGTGGGAGGCTCTTCGTTGGTTTCCGCTTGACGGAAAACAGGATTGGGTGGAGGCAGTGTCGCCAGGAGGTGGAGCAGGCTGTCCCTGTCCGTCCGGCGTTTTTTCTCGTTGTGTTCTTCCTCCTCCTGTTGAATGGCTGCAAGTTTGGTGTCTTCCACGAGGGCTTTGAATTTGTCCGCCTGGGAGTATTCTCCTGTTTCATTACGGAAGATGTCGGCGAGCCAGAGCCGTTTTTCCCTGATACTCAGAAGGTCGTTGTCCATGCTGTGCGACGGGGCGTTTTATCGATTGTTGTTGTCGTTGTTGTTTCGGAGCAGCCGGATGCAGATGGTATTGCCATTCTTCGTTGTGCGATAAACGTAGGGGCGTTCGTCTCCGAATTTACGGACGTATCCCTGGCCGATCAGATCCCTGAGGATATTCGTGACCGTATTGGGATGGAGCCCCGTATGCTCGACAATGGTGCTATGCCGGTGATGACCGGATACGATGGACAAGATCACCTGGGCGCTGCTGAGCCTGAAGTTTGCCAACCGGACATTGGAGGCAAAGTTCTGGATGCATTCGATGGCTTTCATATCGGTGTTTTTATTTGTGCCTCGGCATGAGGCCGTATTGTGGATAACTGCTTGTTCCGCGATGGGTGAAGATTGTTTATTCTCACCTTGTTCCCGTGTTATTCACAAGTTGTCCACAGTGCTTGAATATATTGTTTATTGTTGTTGGTTAGTGTATTATATTATGTTTTGATAGGAGTTGTTGCAATTATTCACATATCCGGCGCGGGTTATTCACACGGTTTCCGAGAATCCGCTTGAGCGGATGGGTATCGTTGGAATGTGACTGGACGGCATTGGTCGTGGCGGCCAGAGGCAGGATGACCTTGTGGAATTCCTGAGCAAGGCTTTGTCTGAGACTCTGGCTGGTAGTCAGAGGGACGGCGAGTTTTTCCGCCAGGTGGGTAACCAACGCTTCCGTGAAGAGCGGATCGAATAATTCTCCGTCTTCCAGATCGGCGATGTAGGAGATTCGGAGGCTGGAGGCACGCGCCAGGATCCGTCTTCCCTGGAGAGTCCAATCGTTGCAATCGACATCAAGTACGCGCAGGCAGTCTGATGGCAGATTGAACCGTGCCGCATAAGGCGAGTTGGTATCCATATCTGCTTCTGGGTACAGGGTGGTGCTGCGGGTGGCGAATGTCCACCTGGCGAGTGTCAGAGTTTCCCTTCGTGCCGGATGATAGTGGAGGTGGCAATAGCGTGCTGCCGACGATTGGTTGGGATTCAGCGATATCAAGGGTGCTTCGCCAATCCGGCTTAAGGCGGCGTTGCAAATGCCGAGTACGCTGTAGGGCGATTCTTCGTATTTCATAATGTTCTGTTGATCTCTTCCTTGACCGGAGACGGTGGGGGAACATTGACTTGGAACCCTCCGCGTTCCGGAATTCAGTCACTTTTACGGGAAAAAACAGAATTTGGCTTCTTGTATTCGAAGTGGGGAATACCTGCCTCCGGGGTGTTGTCTGCGGCACGTATTGCGCTGGTCTCAAATATGATGTGAAATTTGGAAAATATGGTTATTTGTTCAACGCATGAGCGAGAAATTGCCAAAACAGAAGATAAGATCCCGGAAGCAATCCCGCTTGATCCGGGAGAATGTACGTGTCGGAGAGACCTACCGTGCAACGGTGCTTTCTGGAGGTTGCCTGGAAGTAAAAGCCGGAAAAACGTCCGGGATTTGCTATGGGGTGGTCGTTGGGAAGACGAGTATTGTTTTCCGGGCCGTATCGCCCGTGCTGCAAATGGAGTGGTTGGGGAAGTCCGTTGGCAGACAGGAAGTTGTCATGATGGATAATCCTTATCTGGTATGAACGAAGAGTATTTCCAACCTCGCCCGGAAGACTGGGCGGATGCCCGGGAGATGACCAGGAGTTACTATGCATGGGCAGGCCGTTCTGCGGAGAAGGATTTCTTGCTTCACTTGGAGCGAGGAGTTCTGGTGAATGAGAGCGGACTTGTCCTGATGGCTCGTCCCGTGTTTTCCCGGGACTTCCGTGCTCATATCATCAACCCCGAATACAGTTATGATGAAAAAGGATGCGATGCCTGGTTCATCCACTTCATGGCGGGGAATCCTCTTCTGGTCCCCCGGTTTGTGCCGGATTACGCAAGGTTTCCTCTGGCTGGATTCATCCGGGGCGGGCGATTGCGGAACCGTCCTGCATTTTATCCGGTGGAACGGACTCTGAGGCTTGCCTGCCAAGGAAGAAGCATCTGCCATGACAACAACGATTCCAACCAATAATAACAAAAGAAAGAACAACACGATATGGGATTCATGAAAACACCATCCATACCTGTAGCCCCGACTCCTGCCCCCCCCGTGCAGAAGGAAGAGGTGCTGCAGGATACCGCCGGGGATTACAACGCGAGAGTCAGAAGGCGGAAAACGCTTCTCTCTACCGTGATGCATGACCGGGGAGAAGCCGAGGCCAGCCTTCGGGAGCTTTCTTCTCCCGGAGAATTAAGGAAAACACTCGGGTGACGATTTTTCGTCGCTCTATCGACAACTACGATTATGGTTCAATCCAATCAATTGGAATCCACCTTGGCTGCCTTCTCTTCTCTGAAGACAGCCCGCGCTCCCTGGGAGCCTTGGTGGGATGCCCTGCGGGAGTATGTCCTGCCCCGCAGGGTCTCGGAGGAGGAAGAATCTTCCTTTCCCGGCGGCACTGCCGGAGAACACCTCTACGACACGACAGCTGTGGAGGCATGCCAGAAGCTGGCTAGCGGGCATATGAGTTACATTACCCCGAGTCATGAAGTCTGGTTCAAATGGGCCGCTCCCGACGGTATTGGCGGGGATGAGGCGGAAAGCTGGTACAACGAATGTTCGGAAATTGCACTCAAGGAATTATCGGTTTCCAATTTTTATACGGAAATCCACGAATGTTTTCTTGACCGCGTCGCTTTCGGTACGGGGAGTTTGTACTCCGGTGTGAGTTCTACGGGGGCTTTGATGTTCACCCACATTCCCTGCGGCAGATTTTGCTGTGCAGAAAATGAAGAAGGAAAGGTGGATACGTACTTCCGCGAGTTTTCGTTGAGCGCCTACCAGGCGGAACGGATGTTCGGACGGAGGAACCTCGGCCCCAAAGCCCGCAAAATCATTGAAGAAGGCAATGACCTCCATACCGCCGTTTTGCGCTTCCTGCATGCCGTCCGTCCCAGAGTGTCCAGAAACAGGAAACGGGAGGATGCCCTCAATATGCCGTACGAAAGCCTTTATATTTCCCTTGATGACCGTACGCTGACGGAAGAGGGAGGATATCGGGAGTTTCCATACCTGGTAAGCCGGTTCTTGAAATGGGGGGATACCCCTTATGGACTGGCTCCGGGGAGGCTTGTTTTTCCGGAAATTCGGCAAGCTCAATTTCTCAACAGGATACTTGATACACTCGGTGAAGTGGCCGCCTTCCCCCGTATTCTGGAACTTGCTAACCAAATCGGCGAGGTCGACATGCGTGCCGGAGGCCGCACGGTCATTACTCCCGAAGCCGCTTCATTGCATCTGCCGAAGGAGTGGGCTACTCAGGGAAGATATGACATCGGCATGGATCGCCTGGACAAGAAACAGGATGCCATCCGTAGAGCTTTCTACCTTCCTATGCTGGAGTTGTGGGGTAGCCGGGCCGGATCAATGACAGCGACGGAGGTGATGGCCCGGGAAAACGAACGAGTTCTGATGTTTTCTCCGTCTTTTACATTGTTTGTCAGCGACCTGTACCCGATCATGTGTCGCATTTTCGCACTTCTTTTCCGGCAGGGAAAATTTCCCCGGCCACCCGAGGCTGTGATGAAGAAGGGAGCAGACGGACTTCTGGGTATCGGCGAACCGCGTGTCGTGTACCAGTCTCGGATTGCTCTGGTG
This is a stretch of genomic DNA from Akkermansia sp. N21116. It encodes these proteins:
- a CDS encoding portal protein, coding for MVQSNQLESTLAAFSSLKTARAPWEPWWDALREYVLPRRVSEEEESSFPGGTAGEHLYDTTAVEACQKLASGHMSYITPSHEVWFKWAAPDGIGGDEAESWYNECSEIALKELSVSNFYTEIHECFLDRVAFGTGSLYSGVSSTGALMFTHIPCGRFCCAENEEGKVDTYFREFSLSAYQAERMFGRRNLGPKARKIIEEGNDLHTAVLRFLHAVRPRVSRNRKREDALNMPYESLYISLDDRTLTEEGGYREFPYLVSRFLKWGDTPYGLAPGRLVFPEIRQAQFLNRILDTLGEVAAFPRILELANQIGEVDMRAGGRTVITPEAASLHLPKEWATQGRYDIGMDRLDKKQDAIRRAFYLPMLELWGSRAGSMTATEVMARENERVLMFSPSFTLFVSDLYPIMCRIFALLFRQGKFPRPPEAVMKKGADGLLGIGEPRVVYQSRIALVLRRIQSEGIDRSLQRLGMMSSYSPGLLDHVDWDACFRMACRFDGAPEKMLKSMKEVRKIRREREEESRQTVAGQNGESTQMQQDESGNSEALASLLAELTGQSASPSVSSIPEGGMMP
- a CDS encoding peptidylprolyl isomerase; this translates as MDNPFNDNSDAIALVYGEPITRNQLERRKAEIAYTRGWRRGWDPTSSEVLTPQQQETLRIQAMYDLVEAALLRLKTRTNDMRLPDQGELSGRYFKELRARFPEGEQAFLEALHVQELTDKELADKITARLKQQAMLVRSIDESVPVSDTDLKVYYDRVREKIKVPRHRTLKHIFKAGLHHDSSEVKQKMEAVAAELQSGVSFSDLAARHSEDTATARKGGELGVVTADRKDLLKGVDLFALPDGEPVLVESPLGWHIFQAGPVVEERIPSFEEAKPTLKSALESVRRDRAASLYADELRREAHAKKRIIVSDAK
- a CDS encoding MarR family winged helix-turn-helix transcriptional regulator translates to MKAIECIQNFASNVRLANFRLSSAQVILSIVSGHHRHSTIVEHTGLHPNTVTNILRDLIGQGYVRKFGDERPYVYRTTKNGNTICIRLLRNNNDNNNR